The Rhodocytophaga rosea genome has a segment encoding these proteins:
- a CDS encoding L-2-amino-thiazoline-4-carboxylic acid hydrolase, with protein MNTINKAVWVGALYIPIKWVTIPTIGACLYNNGHWNNWYFLLIPSIGLILFKQLGKRFFTTATVPSYSGIFNNTIEKYYPANASKIQQEVFGHYMEVSKDTRFALRSKNPIDRRLDFCSYFLALIKTLDQRNENFEMIRQVCLEVVTEYVRPTNKLQAYIKKLIPTLIHTWLAQQLIQKLGKKVSKNDNPEGFIANIITAKEETFGLGYGVDILECGICKLFQKHSYSKYASILCEVDEITSGLAGLKLIRTGTIANGANKCDFRFIKETS; from the coding sequence ATGAATACTATTAACAAAGCGGTTTGGGTGGGAGCGCTGTATATACCTATTAAATGGGTAACTATACCTACTATAGGTGCCTGCTTGTATAATAATGGACATTGGAATAACTGGTATTTTTTACTCATTCCATCCATTGGCCTCATTCTTTTTAAACAGCTCGGTAAAAGATTTTTTACAACCGCTACCGTTCCATCATATTCCGGAATTTTCAATAATACAATAGAAAAATACTATCCTGCCAATGCTTCCAAAATTCAACAAGAAGTATTTGGGCATTATATGGAGGTAAGCAAAGACACAAGATTTGCTTTGCGTTCAAAAAATCCGATAGATAGGCGGCTTGATTTCTGTTCTTATTTTTTAGCCCTGATCAAAACGCTTGACCAGCGGAATGAGAATTTTGAAATGATCAGGCAAGTGTGTTTAGAAGTAGTAACGGAATATGTAAGGCCTACAAACAAATTACAGGCATATATTAAAAAACTTATTCCAACGCTGATTCATACCTGGCTTGCACAACAACTCATACAAAAGCTTGGTAAAAAAGTAAGTAAAAATGATAATCCGGAAGGGTTTATTGCAAATATTATTACAGCGAAAGAAGAAACATTCGGATTGGGGTATGGGGTCGACATTTTGGAATGTGGCATTTGTAAACTTTTTCAAAAGCATTCCTACAGCAAGTATGCTTCCATCCTTTGTGAGGTGGACGAAATCACTTCTGGCCTGGCAGGCCTTAAGCTCATTAGAACAGGCACCATTGCAAACGGGGCTAATAAATGTGATTTTAGATTCATCAAAGAAACCAGTTGA
- a CDS encoding outer membrane protein assembly factor BamB family protein: protein MHTACNRQSEYNVNRTWKVYKADAESSSYSPLTQVNKENVHQLQLAWTFPMKDALENARFGSSECNPIIIDGVMYATSARHRAYAINASNGEKIWSFDPFDGGEGGGVNRGVTYWEKENDKRILFTAGDNLFAVDARTGKLISTFGKEGKVSMNVGLRDDPTTISVIPTSPGIVYQDLLILGAEVSELYGAQPGWIRAYNIITGKLEWTFHTIPLPGEPGYETWPKDAYKYAGGVNDWAGMSLDQNRGMVFLALGSPSYDFYGADRKGKNLYGNCVVALNAKTGKLIWYFQTVHHDLWDYDLPAPPNLVTVEKDGKTIDAVAQTTKSGFLFVFNRETGESLFPIEERKVPPSHIPGEEAWPTQPFPLKPKPYARQWMTKDDLSDFSPAAHDSLLKRFNSFRYEGLFTPPDTKGTLMLPGTRGGSSWGGGAFDPATGILYVKSNDSPEIDLLQKIEPEANAASQTVHSQGKTLYMNYCSSCHGKDRNGDEPVYPSLIGLKNRMTKESALNKIKQGGGKMPAFAGVIKGQEKAILAFLFEEQPKLSRKQAELLEIQRNKAAQKVTAEESPKTDTAAIYLNLTAYGYFRDSEGRPGIKPPWGTLHAINLNTGEYVWQIPVGNHPELQAKDAPETGSEGSAGPIVTAGGLVFIGGTRDKKLRAFDKDTGKKLWEIPLPAVANATACTYMSNNKQYIALSVAGDKDNPGGYIMAFALH, encoded by the coding sequence TTGCATACTGCCTGCAACCGGCAGTCAGAGTACAATGTAAACCGCACCTGGAAAGTATATAAAGCCGACGCAGAAAGCAGCAGTTATTCACCACTCACTCAGGTCAATAAAGAGAATGTGCATCAGCTACAGCTGGCATGGACCTTCCCGATGAAAGATGCGCTGGAAAATGCACGGTTTGGAAGCAGTGAATGTAATCCCATTATTATAGATGGAGTAATGTATGCTACGTCTGCCAGGCACCGGGCATATGCGATCAATGCGAGTAATGGTGAGAAAATATGGTCTTTCGATCCTTTTGACGGAGGGGAAGGAGGGGGTGTAAATCGGGGTGTTACCTACTGGGAGAAGGAGAACGATAAACGGATTTTATTTACAGCAGGAGATAACTTGTTTGCTGTGGATGCCAGAACCGGAAAACTCATTTCTACTTTCGGAAAAGAAGGTAAAGTGAGCATGAATGTTGGCCTTAGAGATGACCCTACTACCATATCCGTGATTCCTACTTCTCCAGGCATCGTGTATCAGGACTTGTTGATCCTAGGGGCGGAAGTATCAGAATTGTATGGGGCACAGCCTGGCTGGATACGGGCATATAATATTATCACCGGTAAACTGGAATGGACCTTCCATACAATTCCACTACCGGGAGAACCAGGTTATGAAACATGGCCAAAAGACGCCTACAAATATGCAGGTGGGGTAAATGACTGGGCAGGGATGAGTCTGGATCAGAATCGGGGCATGGTATTTTTGGCACTGGGGTCACCTTCGTATGATTTTTACGGCGCCGACCGGAAAGGCAAAAACTTATATGGCAATTGTGTGGTAGCGCTAAATGCAAAAACAGGCAAACTGATCTGGTATTTTCAAACTGTTCACCATGATTTGTGGGACTATGATCTGCCTGCGCCTCCCAATTTAGTAACTGTAGAAAAAGATGGGAAAACAATAGATGCCGTAGCGCAGACCACCAAGAGCGGATTTCTCTTTGTATTCAACCGCGAAACCGGAGAATCATTATTTCCCATAGAGGAACGCAAAGTACCTCCTTCGCACATACCCGGAGAAGAAGCCTGGCCTACCCAGCCCTTTCCGCTAAAGCCCAAACCCTATGCCCGCCAGTGGATGACCAAAGATGATTTGTCTGATTTCTCACCAGCGGCTCACGATTCCTTGCTGAAAAGATTTAATTCCTTCCGGTATGAAGGATTGTTTACACCTCCTGACACAAAAGGCACCTTAATGCTGCCTGGAACCAGGGGTGGTTCCAGCTGGGGCGGAGGTGCTTTTGATCCTGCAACAGGTATTCTATATGTAAAATCAAATGACTCACCGGAGATCGACCTGTTACAAAAAATTGAACCAGAAGCCAATGCAGCTTCACAAACGGTACATAGCCAGGGAAAAACACTCTACATGAATTACTGCTCCAGTTGCCACGGAAAAGATAGAAATGGCGATGAACCGGTATATCCTTCCCTGATTGGGCTCAAAAACCGCATGACAAAAGAATCTGCTTTGAATAAAATCAAACAAGGAGGTGGAAAAATGCCTGCCTTTGCTGGTGTGATCAAAGGTCAGGAAAAAGCTATACTTGCTTTTTTGTTTGAGGAACAACCTAAATTATCCCGGAAACAAGCTGAGTTACTGGAAATCCAGAGAAATAAAGCCGCCCAAAAAGTAACGGCAGAGGAGAGCCCAAAAACAGATACTGCTGCTATCTATCTGAATTTAACAGCCTATGGGTATTTCAGAGATTCAGAAGGCCGCCCTGGTATAAAACCACCCTGGGGAACACTTCATGCGATTAACCTGAACACCGGAGAATATGTATGGCAGATACCGGTAGGCAACCATCCGGAATTACAGGCAAAAGACGCTCCTGAAACTGGCTCTGAAGGTTCGGCCGGACCCATTGTTACTGCCGGCGGACTTGTATTTATTGGCGGTACCAGAGATAAAAAGCTCCGGGCATTTGATAAGGATACAGGAAAAAAATTGTGGGAGATTCCGCTTCCGGCTGTTGCAAATGCGACCGCCTGTACGTATATGAGTAATAACAAACAATATATTGCACTCTCAGTCGCCGGAGACAAAGATAACCCTGGTGGGTATATTATGGCTTTTGCCCTGCATTAA
- a CDS encoding Gfo/Idh/MocA family protein, protein MQKVNSNSRRHFLTTSLLGTAAISLLPGASFTSFAASDQIRLGVIGLGRRSISLINNFLKVPGVQLVAGSDVYGIKRQRFESKVNEYYTQAKQRVKVKTYENYHELLSRKDIDAVVIASPDHWHALMAIDACKAGKDIYLEKPLTFTIKEGQQLVKAVREYKRILAVGSQQRSQPGFKHAVNMVQEGKIGKIERVNAFTGAAPPKPYDLPEETVPKDLNWDMWLGPSPYVHYNSQLNPPVSLNPPENEKIWGAWRWYKELGGGLTTDWGAHMFDIAQWALNKDNSGPVEIIPPGYQDYDYLTFRYEDGIVMTDRAWDEKKSRGVKFWVQMDG, encoded by the coding sequence ATGCAAAAAGTTAATTCAAACTCAAGAAGGCATTTTTTAACCACCTCTCTTTTAGGGACTGCAGCCATAAGCTTACTCCCTGGTGCTTCTTTTACCTCATTTGCTGCCAGTGATCAGATCCGGCTTGGAGTGATAGGTTTAGGCCGCAGATCGATCTCCTTAATCAATAACTTCCTCAAAGTACCAGGTGTGCAACTGGTTGCAGGCAGTGATGTCTATGGAATTAAACGGCAGCGTTTTGAATCAAAAGTCAATGAGTATTATACACAGGCAAAGCAAAGAGTAAAGGTAAAAACCTATGAAAACTACCATGAACTGCTTTCAAGAAAAGATATTGATGCGGTGGTAATTGCTTCTCCTGACCATTGGCATGCCCTGATGGCGATAGATGCCTGTAAAGCAGGTAAGGATATTTACCTGGAAAAGCCACTGACCTTTACTATTAAAGAAGGGCAACAGCTGGTAAAAGCTGTACGGGAATACAAACGAATACTGGCTGTTGGCAGCCAGCAGCGTAGCCAGCCAGGATTTAAACATGCGGTAAACATGGTGCAGGAAGGCAAAATCGGTAAGATTGAGCGGGTAAATGCCTTTACCGGTGCGGCTCCTCCCAAACCGTATGACCTGCCGGAAGAAACGGTACCCAAAGATCTTAACTGGGATATGTGGCTGGGGCCAAGTCCATATGTACATTATAATAGTCAGTTGAATCCGCCTGTTTCGCTTAACCCACCTGAAAATGAGAAGATATGGGGCGCCTGGCGCTGGTATAAAGAACTGGGAGGAGGGCTTACCACTGACTGGGGCGCTCATATGTTCGATATTGCCCAATGGGCCTTAAATAAAGACAACAGCGGACCTGTAGAAATCATCCCTCCCGGATACCAGGATTATGACTATTTAACTTTCCGCTATGAAGATGGCATTGTAATGACTGACCGGGCATGGGATGAAAAAAAATCCAGAGGGGTTAAGTTCTGGGTACAGATGGATGGATAG
- a CDS encoding Maf family nucleotide pyrophosphatase: MNLAHQLVLASNSPRRQQLLISAGFVFSVQTKNVPEDFPSAMPVADVPVYLARKKALAFKEEIKDELIIAADTVVIIDGQILNKPADEQEATQMLSQLSGRMHEVITGVCLFSRDKTFTFSDRTEVYFKSLSAEEIKFYVTYYRPFDKAGAYGAQEWMGMIGVEKIVGSYFNVMGLPVHLVYQYLQSWDATKE, translated from the coding sequence ATGAACCTAGCTCATCAGCTTGTATTGGCCTCAAATTCTCCCCGAAGGCAACAATTACTCATCAGTGCCGGATTTGTGTTTTCGGTGCAAACCAAAAATGTACCTGAAGATTTTCCATCCGCTATGCCGGTGGCTGATGTACCAGTCTATCTTGCCCGGAAAAAGGCGCTGGCTTTTAAAGAAGAAATCAAAGATGAATTAATTATAGCGGCAGATACGGTAGTAATAATCGATGGCCAAATCCTCAATAAACCGGCCGATGAGCAGGAAGCGACTCAGATGCTTAGCCAGCTATCTGGCAGAATGCATGAAGTGATTACCGGGGTTTGCCTGTTTTCCCGTGATAAAACCTTTACCTTTTCCGACCGTACAGAAGTGTATTTTAAGAGCCTTTCCGCAGAAGAAATCAAATTCTATGTAACTTATTACCGCCCTTTTGACAAAGCTGGTGCCTATGGCGCACAGGAATGGATGGGAATGATTGGCGTAGAGAAAATCGTAGGATCTTATTTTAATGTGATGGGTTTACCGGTTCATTTAGTCTACCAATATTTACAATCCTGGGATGCCACAAAAGAGTGA
- a CDS encoding CPBP family intramembrane glutamic endopeptidase, whose translation MKKIITYLTTHIRSDFNLILYLAVASLLAITITFNYIYDFEDSIIDAYYGQEIRFVWYFLFYAFAYYSTVLIMSLIKRNTQMLTNTLFWLYSLVAIVIMSFDGGFHYHYTYTHEGDFPAELSDYAFRCLSNLNSLLTVFLPLFLFYKYKDTQQNGFYGLSAKASDLKPYAWMLLIMLPLITWASFQPDFLDSYPSYKDSGADEFLHVPEWATALFFELAYGLDFIATELLFRGFLVIGMVHILGKDAILPMVVTYAFLHFGKPLGETIGSVFGGYILGIVALYSRNIWGGVAIHLGVAWLMELTAFMQMLRQ comes from the coding sequence ATGAAGAAAATCATTACTTACTTAACCACCCACATACGTTCTGATTTTAATCTAATACTCTATCTGGCAGTCGCCAGCCTCCTGGCGATTACCATCACGTTTAATTATATCTACGACTTCGAAGACAGCATCATTGATGCTTATTATGGGCAAGAGATCCGGTTCGTATGGTATTTTTTATTTTATGCCTTTGCCTATTATAGCACTGTGCTGATTATGTCATTGATCAAACGAAATACACAGATGCTGACCAATACACTTTTCTGGCTGTATAGTCTGGTCGCAATAGTGATTATGTCTTTCGATGGCGGATTTCATTACCATTATACCTATACCCATGAAGGTGATTTCCCGGCAGAATTAAGCGATTATGCATTCAGGTGTTTAAGTAATCTGAATAGTCTGCTTACTGTTTTTCTGCCTTTATTTTTATTTTACAAGTACAAAGACACCCAGCAGAATGGATTTTACGGATTATCTGCTAAAGCATCCGACTTGAAACCGTATGCCTGGATGCTGCTGATTATGCTGCCGCTTATTACCTGGGCTTCCTTTCAGCCAGATTTTCTGGATAGTTATCCTTCTTACAAAGATTCTGGTGCGGATGAGTTTTTACACGTACCTGAATGGGCTACTGCCCTTTTCTTTGAACTCGCCTACGGCCTTGATTTTATTGCAACAGAACTACTGTTCCGGGGGTTTCTGGTAATTGGCATGGTACATATTCTGGGCAAAGATGCTATACTGCCTATGGTGGTTACCTATGCTTTTTTGCATTTTGGAAAACCGCTGGGAGAAACCATTGGCTCCGTATTCGGAGGGTATATTCTGGGAATTGTTGCTTTGTATAGCCGCAATATTTGGGGAGGAGTTGCCATTCACTTAGGTGTGGCCTGGTTGATGGAACTTACCGCTTTTATGCAAATGCTCAGACAATAG
- a CDS encoding M16 family metallopeptidase, whose protein sequence is MKRIYYILYGLLCLFITTNLQAQKETPPPGGKPKDFKLPAKKVTTLDNGLKASLVPYGAVPKVTVSLQIQTGNVHEKADEVWLADLTGNLMKEGTTSQNAQAISEAAARMGGDVNIFVGPASTTISGSVLAEYAPDLIKLMADIVQHPAFPASEVDRLKNDLQRQLKIQQSQPQSQAQAKFAAMMYPDHPYGRFFPTEDMIKSYDLAKIKSFYEQNFGAQRSRLYVVGKFDENAVNKAIKESLTGWTKGPERNIPVPKPASKQEVTTIDRPNAPQSTIIIGLPVIDPSNPDYLALSLTNDLLGGSFGSRITSNIRENKGYTYSPSSSVASRYRSATWAEQADVTTEHTEASLKEIFYEINKLQAEAPGKEELEGIKNYKAGIFVLQNSSHNGIINQLSFLDLHGLDESYLTNYVKNIYAITPEKVQEIAQKYIREEDMTLVVVGDRKKVDSQIKSFTSEVNKAQSTK, encoded by the coding sequence ATGAAACGAATTTATTATATACTCTATGGCTTGCTGTGTCTGTTTATCACTACCAACCTGCAGGCGCAAAAAGAAACACCTCCACCTGGTGGAAAACCCAAAGATTTTAAACTTCCGGCAAAAAAAGTAACCACCCTGGATAATGGCTTGAAAGCTTCGCTCGTACCTTATGGAGCAGTTCCCAAAGTAACGGTGAGTTTACAAATACAAACCGGCAATGTGCACGAAAAGGCTGACGAAGTATGGTTAGCTGACCTTACCGGTAACTTGATGAAGGAAGGGACTACTTCGCAAAATGCACAGGCTATTTCAGAAGCGGCTGCCAGAATGGGCGGCGATGTGAATATTTTTGTTGGTCCGGCTTCTACGACCATCAGCGGTTCGGTGCTGGCCGAGTATGCGCCGGATTTAATTAAGCTCATGGCCGATATTGTGCAACATCCGGCTTTTCCGGCTTCTGAAGTAGACAGGCTGAAAAATGACCTGCAACGCCAGTTAAAAATTCAGCAGTCGCAGCCACAATCACAGGCACAGGCAAAATTCGCTGCCATGATGTATCCGGATCATCCGTATGGCCGTTTTTTCCCTACTGAGGATATGATCAAAAGTTATGATCTGGCGAAAATTAAATCGTTTTACGAGCAGAATTTTGGTGCCCAGCGTTCCAGGTTATATGTAGTCGGCAAGTTTGATGAAAATGCAGTCAACAAAGCCATCAAAGAATCATTAACCGGCTGGACAAAAGGGCCCGAACGCAATATTCCGGTTCCTAAACCTGCCAGTAAACAGGAAGTAACTACAATAGACCGGCCCAATGCACCACAATCGACTATTATTATAGGCTTGCCGGTAATCGATCCTTCCAATCCGGATTATCTGGCCCTTTCTCTCACCAACGACTTACTGGGCGGTTCTTTTGGCTCCCGGATTACCAGTAATATCCGCGAAAACAAAGGCTATACGTATTCTCCCTCCAGTTCAGTTGCCAGCCGCTACCGTAGTGCTACCTGGGCAGAGCAGGCAGATGTAACTACCGAACATACAGAGGCTTCTTTAAAAGAGATTTTCTATGAGATCAACAAGCTTCAGGCAGAAGCTCCCGGCAAAGAAGAACTGGAAGGTATAAAGAATTATAAAGCCGGTATTTTCGTATTGCAGAACTCTTCTCATAATGGCATTATCAATCAGCTTTCCTTTCTCGATCTGCATGGCCTGGATGAAAGCTATCTGACCAATTATGTAAAGAATATTTATGCCATTACGCCTGAAAAAGTACAGGAAATTGCCCAAAAATACATCCGGGAAGAAGATATGACTCTGGTTGTGGTGGGAGACAGAAAAAAGGTGGATAGCCAGATTAAAAGTTTTACCTCAGAAGTTAATAAAGCACAAAGCACGAAATAG
- a CDS encoding M16 family metallopeptidase, translated as MKTTRTPITLWKIPKLLLALCLIWLISLSSCMKNTTQAPSTKPDITFQVPVDYYKLDNGLKVILSRDTTSPTVVVAVYYNIGFRIEPKDRTGFAHLFEHMMFQGSQNLGKMEFIRLVQRNGGVLNGSTRFDFTNYFEILPAHKLETALWAEADRMKGLAITQDNLTNQQGVVKSEVRVNVLNQPYGGFPWLDMPQYANQNWFNAHNFYGDLADLDAATLEDVQQFFKTYYSPNNAALAIVGDFKPEEAKALVQKYFAGLKPATLPAQPDISEPRQEKEKRSVKKDSLANKPALAFAYHMPKRNTPEFYAMGLIDQILMQGNDSKLYQALVQKKGYTGSVSGGINYLGNMFNYNGPMIWMGDLIYDSNVPADSILAVLDSEIAALDKNGIDQASIDRALVKIRSSLYDNLTGTYGFGRADLLACFALFDDNPARINELEAEFKKVTPDVIKKTVSEYLRPTNRTILTVDPLAPAESK; from the coding sequence ATGAAAACAACCCGAACCCCTATTACCTTGTGGAAAATACCAAAACTCCTGTTGGCGCTATGCCTGATATGGCTGATCAGTCTGTCGTCGTGTATGAAAAATACCACCCAGGCACCCTCTACCAAACCAGACATTACTTTCCAGGTGCCGGTAGACTATTATAAATTAGACAACGGACTTAAAGTAATACTGTCCAGAGATACTACCAGCCCTACCGTAGTGGTCGCAGTGTATTATAACATTGGATTCCGGATCGAACCCAAGGATAGAACCGGCTTTGCACACCTGTTTGAACACATGATGTTCCAGGGCTCTCAGAACCTGGGCAAAATGGAGTTTATCCGGCTGGTACAGCGCAATGGAGGCGTATTAAATGGTTCTACCCGTTTCGACTTTACCAATTATTTTGAAATCCTTCCGGCACACAAACTCGAAACCGCGCTATGGGCAGAAGCCGACCGGATGAAAGGGCTTGCCATTACCCAGGATAACCTGACCAATCAACAGGGGGTCGTGAAAAGTGAGGTAAGGGTGAATGTGCTGAATCAGCCTTATGGTGGTTTTCCCTGGCTGGATATGCCCCAATATGCCAACCAGAACTGGTTTAATGCCCACAATTTCTATGGCGATCTGGCCGACCTGGATGCAGCAACCCTGGAAGATGTACAGCAGTTTTTTAAAACCTATTATTCCCCAAACAATGCGGCCTTGGCCATTGTAGGTGATTTTAAACCGGAAGAAGCTAAAGCCCTGGTGCAGAAATATTTCGCCGGATTAAAGCCTGCTACTTTGCCTGCCCAGCCCGATATTTCTGAGCCCAGGCAGGAAAAAGAAAAACGTTCGGTGAAAAAAGATTCCCTGGCCAATAAACCTGCTCTTGCTTTTGCCTATCACATGCCTAAACGGAATACTCCCGAATTTTATGCCATGGGATTGATAGATCAGATTTTGATGCAAGGAAACGATAGCAAATTATACCAGGCCCTGGTGCAAAAGAAAGGATATACCGGTTCGGTTTCCGGAGGTATCAATTACCTGGGAAATATGTTTAACTACAACGGACCTATGATCTGGATGGGCGATCTGATCTATGATAGCAATGTACCAGCCGACTCAATTTTAGCTGTACTGGATAGCGAAATTGCCGCTTTAGATAAGAATGGCATCGACCAGGCATCCATTGATAGGGCACTGGTAAAAATACGGTCTTCTCTATATGATAACTTAACCGGAACGTATGGCTTCGGACGGGCAGATCTGCTGGCTTGTTTCGCACTGTTTGACGACAATCCGGCCAGAATTAATGAACTGGAAGCAGAATTTAAGAAAGTAACCCCTGATGTGATCAAAAAAACGGTTAGCGAATACCTGCGTCCGACAAACCGTACCATTTTAACCGTTGATCCGCTGGCTCCGGCTGAAAGCAAATAG
- a CDS encoding glycosyltransferase family 39 protein, which yields MAKKTIILLGFILLKFFLQYVLLSPEYDLQRDEYLHLDQANHLAWGYLSVPPVTSWISYLIQLLGNSVFWVKFFPALFGALTILVVWKTIEALQGNLFALILGATCILFSVLLRLNTLYQPNSLDVLSWTAFYFVAIQYIQSEKQKWIYIGAIVFAIGFLNKYNVVFLIIGLLPAILLTPHRNILGRKAFYIAAFLGLLLVLPNLLWQYQNNFPVIHHLNELSETQLVHVDPWVFLRSQLLFFAGSLLVIAAGLYGLLFYSPLQKYQLFFWAFFSTLIVFMYFKAKDYYVIGLYPIYIAFGSVFLAHLLKEGWKRFLQPVVILIPVLFFIFMYNWAFPNKSPAYIVEHQQQYKKLGLLRWEDGKDHPLPQDFADMLGWKELAYKVDSLYSTLPEAGKTLVLCDNYGQAGAINYYTQKGIKAVSFNADYVEWFILDQPYTNLIRIKNYTEKENELGQTSPYFHTSVMADSISNPYAREYGTTLFVFTGAKVNINDRIKMEIENEKNHR from the coding sequence ATGGCAAAAAAGACGATAATTTTACTGGGTTTTATCTTACTAAAATTCTTCCTGCAGTATGTGTTACTAAGCCCTGAATACGACCTGCAAAGAGATGAATATCTGCACCTTGATCAGGCAAATCATTTAGCCTGGGGATATTTATCGGTTCCGCCTGTTACTTCCTGGATTTCGTACCTGATCCAGCTGCTGGGTAATTCAGTCTTTTGGGTGAAGTTTTTTCCGGCACTTTTCGGAGCATTAACAATCCTGGTGGTTTGGAAAACGATTGAAGCATTACAGGGGAATTTATTCGCACTTATATTAGGTGCTACCTGCATCCTGTTTTCAGTGCTGTTAAGACTGAATACCCTCTATCAGCCCAATTCATTAGATGTCTTATCCTGGACAGCTTTTTATTTCGTAGCCATCCAATATATCCAGTCAGAGAAACAGAAATGGATATATATTGGAGCAATCGTATTTGCTATTGGATTTTTAAATAAATATAACGTTGTGTTTTTAATTATAGGACTGTTGCCAGCTATTCTACTAACACCCCATCGTAACATACTAGGCAGAAAAGCATTCTATATAGCGGCTTTTCTAGGACTGTTGCTAGTGCTTCCCAATCTGCTCTGGCAATACCAAAATAACTTTCCTGTCATACATCATCTGAATGAACTATCAGAAACGCAACTGGTTCATGTGGACCCCTGGGTGTTCTTACGGTCACAATTGCTCTTTTTCGCAGGCTCTCTGTTAGTGATTGCAGCAGGCTTATATGGACTTTTGTTCTATTCGCCCCTTCAGAAATACCAGCTTTTCTTCTGGGCCTTCTTCTCTACCCTGATCGTCTTTATGTATTTTAAAGCCAAAGATTATTATGTGATTGGCTTGTACCCCATTTATATTGCATTTGGCTCAGTATTTCTTGCCCATTTGTTAAAAGAAGGCTGGAAGCGTTTTTTGCAGCCAGTAGTTATACTAATCCCTGTATTGTTTTTTATATTTATGTACAACTGGGCTTTTCCCAATAAGAGTCCTGCATACATAGTAGAACATCAACAGCAATATAAGAAACTGGGTTTACTTCGTTGGGAAGACGGGAAAGACCACCCTTTACCTCAGGATTTTGCGGATATGCTTGGCTGGAAAGAATTAGCCTATAAAGTGGACAGCCTTTATTCTACACTACCGGAAGCAGGAAAAACGCTTGTTCTGTGTGATAATTACGGACAGGCCGGAGCCATTAATTATTACACTCAGAAAGGAATTAAAGCGGTATCCTTTAATGCAGATTATGTGGAGTGGTTTATCCTTGACCAACCCTACACAAACCTGATCAGGATAAAAAATTATACGGAGAAGGAAAACGAATTAGGCCAAACCAGCCCTTATTTTCATACTTCTGTGATGGCAGACTCCATAAGCAATCCATATGCCCGCGAATATGGAACGACCCTATTTGTTTTTACAGGCGCTAAGGTTAATATCAATGACAGGATAAAAATGGAAATAGAAAACGAAAAAAACCATCGCTAA
- a CDS encoding DUF58 domain-containing protein, with the protein MLLSPKVLASIKNLPLLAKTVVDGFMMGAHKSFKKGAGMEFSQYRSYQPGDDLRQLDWKLFARSDRYYIRESETETIIAVRLILDASASMNHADEGITKIEYARYLAASLAYLANSLGDATGLYVLQEKEIITLTPRQEPQHLQRLFYQLTRIEPGGTFARNETTESIFTNSRRKEMVIFITDMYQQAQEIYKLIARLKSYKNEVIVFHLMGQNEMELSYTGNTTFEDWETGQTVEVSPEEIRSQYKDALQQHLTQIRRQMLDLDIEYQLLLITQPLDQALRDFLVRRSKGQ; encoded by the coding sequence ATGCTATTATCTCCTAAAGTACTGGCTTCTATCAAAAACCTGCCATTACTGGCAAAAACCGTAGTAGATGGCTTTATGATGGGGGCGCATAAAAGTTTTAAGAAAGGAGCAGGTATGGAATTTAGCCAGTATCGCAGTTACCAGCCTGGAGATGATCTGCGCCAGCTCGACTGGAAATTATTTGCCCGTTCGGACCGGTATTACATCCGCGAATCGGAAACGGAAACCATTATTGCTGTCCGGTTGATATTGGATGCCAGTGCTTCTATGAACCATGCTGATGAAGGAATTACTAAAATAGAATATGCCCGCTATCTGGCAGCTTCACTGGCCTATCTGGCAAATAGTCTGGGAGATGCTACCGGCTTATATGTACTTCAAGAAAAAGAAATTATTACCCTTACGCCCAGGCAGGAACCCCAGCATTTACAGCGTTTATTTTATCAGCTTACCAGAATTGAGCCCGGAGGTACTTTTGCCAGAAATGAAACAACAGAATCCATTTTTACCAACAGTCGCCGGAAAGAAATGGTTATCTTTATTACAGATATGTACCAGCAGGCGCAGGAAATTTATAAGCTGATTGCCCGGCTGAAATCGTACAAAAATGAGGTAATTGTATTTCATTTAATGGGGCAAAACGAAATGGAATTGAGTTATACTGGCAATACAACTTTTGAAGACTGGGAAACCGGACAGACCGTAGAAGTATCTCCTGAGGAGATACGCAGCCAATATAAAGATGCCTTACAACAACATCTGACTCAAATCCGTCGGCAAATGCTGGACCTGGATATTGAATACCAGTTGCTGTTAATTACTCAGCCCTTGGACCAGGCTCTACGGGATTTTCTTGTCAGGCGAAGTAAAGGGCAATAA